From the Osmerus eperlanus chromosome 19, fOsmEpe2.1, whole genome shotgun sequence genome, one window contains:
- the LOC134039556 gene encoding prolyl 4-hydroxylase subunit alpha-2-like isoform X5 has product MMKCLPFLTWALVCCCCWGVQAEIFTSIGQMTDLIFTEKELVQSLKEYIKAEESKLAAVKGWANKLEALTRASTSDPEGYLAHPVNAYKLMKRLNTEWGQLESLVLQDPSDGFISNMSVHRQFFPDEEDEKGAAKALMRLQDTYKLDSESFSKGKLPGMHSNALLTVDDCYDMGKTAYNEADYYHSVLWMQQALRQMDAGEDAVVTKADVLDYLSYSVYQMNDLPRAIELTRRLVAVDSGHQRAGGNLRYFERLLAKQLLELNQESQPPVSEEPIQLGTYARPKDYLPERETYEALCRGEGVKMTTARQSRLFCRYHDGKRNPRLLLKPMMEEDEWDSPHIVRYLNALSDLEIEKIKELAKPRLARATVRDPKTGVLTTANYRVSKSAWLEGEEDPVIERVNQRIQDITGLTVQTAELLQVANYGVGGQYEPHYDFSRRPFDSNLQVDGNRLATFLNYRDEPDAFKTLGTGNRVATFLNYMTDVEAGGATVFPDFGAVIWPRRGTAVFWYNLFRSGEGDYRTRHAACPVLVGSKWVSNKWIHERGQEFRRPCGLTEVD; this is encoded by the exons ATGATGAAGTGCCTACCCTTCCTAACCTGGGCTCTggtctgctgctgttgttggggAGTGCAAGCGGAGATCTTCACCTCTATAG GTCAAATGACGGACCTGATCTTCACGGAGAAGGAGCTGGTCCAATCCCTGAAGGAGTACATCAAAGCGGAGGAGTCCAAATTAGCGGCTGTCAAGGG CTGGGCCAACAAGCTGGAAGCATTGACCCGGGCCTCGACCTCTGACCCTGAAGGCTACCTGGCGCACCCGGTCAACGCCTACAAGCTGATGAAGAGACTCAACACCGAGTGGGGCCAGCTGGAGAGCCTGGTTCTGCAGGACCCCTCAGATG GGTTCATCTCCAACATGTCGGTGCACAGGCAGTTCTTCccagatgaggaggatgagaagggggCTGCCAAGGCTCTGATGCGCCTCCAGGACACATACAAACTGGACTCGGAAAGCTTCTCCAAAGGCAAGCTGCCAG ggatGCACTCCAACGCCCTGCTGACGGTGGACGACTGCTACGACATGGGGAAGACGGCGTACAACGAGGCGGACTACTACCACTCCGTGCTGTGGATGCAGCAGGCCCTGCGGCAGATGGACGCCGGCGAGGACGCCGTGGTGACCAAGGCCGACGTGCTGGACTACCTGAGCTACTCGGTCTACCAGATGAACGACCTGCCCCGCGCCATCGAGCTCACGCGGCGCCTCGTCGCCGTCG ACTCCggccaccagagggcaggagggaacCTGCGCTACTTTGAGCGTCTGCTCGCCAAGCAGCTGTTGGAGCTGAACCAGGAGTCCCAGCCGCCCGTCTCTGAGGAGCCCATCCAGTTGGGCACCTACGCCCGGCCCAAGGACTACCTGCCCGAAAGAGAGACCTACGAGGCCCTGTGCAGGGGCGAGGGAGTCAAgatg ACCACCGCGAGGCAGAGCCGCCTATTCTGTCGTTACCACGACGGCAAGCGGAACCCCCGTCTGCTACTGAAGccgatgatggaggaggacgagtGGGACAGCCCCCACATCGTACGCTACCTGAACGCCCTGTCAGACCTGGAGATCGAGAAGATCAAGGAGCTGGCCAAGcccagg CTTGCCAGAGCCACAGTTCGAGACCCCAAAACAGGCGTCCTGACCACAGCCAACTACCGAGTATCAAAGAG TGcgtggctggagggggaggaggaccctGTCATTGAGCGTGTCAACCAGAGGATACAGGACATCACAGGTCTGACAGTACAGACTGCAGAGCTGCTCCAG GTCGCTAACTACGGGGTCGGAGGGCAGTACGAGCCCCACTACGACTTCTCCAGG CGTCCTTTTGACAGCAACCTCCAGGTCGATGGAAATAGACTTGCGACATTCCTCAACTAC AGAGATGAGCCTGATGCTTTCAAAACATTAGGCACTGGAAATCGCGTGGCCACTTTTTTGAATTAC ATGACTGATGTCGAGGCTGGAGGAGCCACGGTCTTCCCAGACTTTGGAGCAGTCATCTGGCCTAGAAGG GGAACTGCAGTCTTCTGGTACAACCTCTtcaggagtggggagggagacTATAGGACCAGGCATGCTGCCTGTCCTGTCTTAGTAGGAAGTAAATGGG TGTCCAATAAGTGGATCCATGAGAGAGGTCAGGAGTTCAGAAGACCCTGCGGCCTGACAGAAGTGGACTGA
- the LOC134039556 gene encoding prolyl 4-hydroxylase subunit alpha-2-like isoform X4: MMKCLPFLTWALVCCCCWGVQAEIFTSIGQMTDLIFTEKELVQSLKEYIKAEESKLAAVKGWANKLEALTRASTSDPEGYLAHPVNAYKLMKRLNTEWGQLESLVLQDPSDGFISNMSVHRQFFPDEEDEKGAAKALMRLQDTYKLDSESFSKGKLPGMHSNALLTVDDCYDMGKTAYNEADYYHSVLWMQQALRQMDAGEDAVVTKADVLDYLSYSVYQMNDLPRAIELTRRLVAVDSGHQRAGGNLRYFERLLAKQLLELNQESQPPVSEEPIQLGTYARPKDYLPERETYEALCRGEGVKMTTARQSRLFCRYHDGKRNPRLLLKPMMEEDEWDSPHIVRYLNALSDLEIEKIKELAKPRLARATVRDPKTGVLTTANYRVSKSAWLEGEEDPVIERVNQRIQDITGLTVQTAELLQVANYGVGGQYEPHYDFSRRPFDSNLQVDGNRLATFLNYMTDVEAGGATVFPDFGAVIWPRRGTAVFWYNLFRSGEGDYRTRHAACPVLVGSKWVSNKWIHERGQEFRRPCGLTEVD; encoded by the exons ATGATGAAGTGCCTACCCTTCCTAACCTGGGCTCTggtctgctgctgttgttggggAGTGCAAGCGGAGATCTTCACCTCTATAG GTCAAATGACGGACCTGATCTTCACGGAGAAGGAGCTGGTCCAATCCCTGAAGGAGTACATCAAAGCGGAGGAGTCCAAATTAGCGGCTGTCAAGGG CTGGGCCAACAAGCTGGAAGCATTGACCCGGGCCTCGACCTCTGACCCTGAAGGCTACCTGGCGCACCCGGTCAACGCCTACAAGCTGATGAAGAGACTCAACACCGAGTGGGGCCAGCTGGAGAGCCTGGTTCTGCAGGACCCCTCAGATG GGTTCATCTCCAACATGTCGGTGCACAGGCAGTTCTTCccagatgaggaggatgagaagggggCTGCCAAGGCTCTGATGCGCCTCCAGGACACATACAAACTGGACTCGGAAAGCTTCTCCAAAGGCAAGCTGCCAG ggatGCACTCCAACGCCCTGCTGACGGTGGACGACTGCTACGACATGGGGAAGACGGCGTACAACGAGGCGGACTACTACCACTCCGTGCTGTGGATGCAGCAGGCCCTGCGGCAGATGGACGCCGGCGAGGACGCCGTGGTGACCAAGGCCGACGTGCTGGACTACCTGAGCTACTCGGTCTACCAGATGAACGACCTGCCCCGCGCCATCGAGCTCACGCGGCGCCTCGTCGCCGTCG ACTCCggccaccagagggcaggagggaacCTGCGCTACTTTGAGCGTCTGCTCGCCAAGCAGCTGTTGGAGCTGAACCAGGAGTCCCAGCCGCCCGTCTCTGAGGAGCCCATCCAGTTGGGCACCTACGCCCGGCCCAAGGACTACCTGCCCGAAAGAGAGACCTACGAGGCCCTGTGCAGGGGCGAGGGAGTCAAgatg ACCACCGCGAGGCAGAGCCGCCTATTCTGTCGTTACCACGACGGCAAGCGGAACCCCCGTCTGCTACTGAAGccgatgatggaggaggacgagtGGGACAGCCCCCACATCGTACGCTACCTGAACGCCCTGTCAGACCTGGAGATCGAGAAGATCAAGGAGCTGGCCAAGcccagg CTTGCCAGAGCCACAGTTCGAGACCCCAAAACAGGCGTCCTGACCACAGCCAACTACCGAGTATCAAAGAG TGcgtggctggagggggaggaggaccctGTCATTGAGCGTGTCAACCAGAGGATACAGGACATCACAGGTCTGACAGTACAGACTGCAGAGCTGCTCCAG GTCGCTAACTACGGGGTCGGAGGGCAGTACGAGCCCCACTACGACTTCTCCAGG CGTCCTTTTGACAGCAACCTCCAGGTCGATGGAAATAGACTTGCGACATTCCTCAACTAC ATGACTGATGTCGAGGCTGGAGGAGCCACGGTCTTCCCAGACTTTGGAGCAGTCATCTGGCCTAGAAGG GGAACTGCAGTCTTCTGGTACAACCTCTtcaggagtggggagggagacTATAGGACCAGGCATGCTGCCTGTCCTGTCTTAGTAGGAAGTAAATGGG TGTCCAATAAGTGGATCCATGAGAGAGGTCAGGAGTTCAGAAGACCCTGCGGCCTGACAGAAGTGGACTGA
- the LOC134039556 gene encoding prolyl 4-hydroxylase subunit alpha-2-like isoform X3: protein MMKCLPFLTWALVCCCCWGVQAEIFTSIGQMTDLIFTEKELVQSLKEYIKAEESKLAAVKGWANKLEALTRASTSDPEGYLAHPVNAYKLMKRLNTEWGQLESLVLQDPSDGFISNMSVHRQFFPDEEDEKGAAKALMRLQDTYKLDSESFSKGKLPGMHSNALLTVDDCYDMGKTAYNEADYYHSVLWMQQALRQMDAGEDAVVTKADVLDYLSYSVYQMNDLPRAIELTRRLVAVDSGHQRAGGNLRYFERLLAKQLLELNQESQPPVSEEPIQLGTYARPKDYLPERETYEALCRGEGVKMTTARQSRLFCRYHDGKRNPRLLLKPMMEEDEWDSPHIVRYLNALSDLEIEKIKELAKPRLARATVRDPKTGVLTTANYRVSKSAWLEGEEDPVIERVNQRIQDITGLTVQTAELLQVANYGVGGQYEPHYDFSRRDEPDAFKTLGTGNRVATFLNYMTDVEAGGATVFPDFGAVIWPRRGTAVFWYNLFRSGEGDYRTRHAACPVLVGSKWVSNKWIHERGQEFRRPCGLTEVD from the exons ATGATGAAGTGCCTACCCTTCCTAACCTGGGCTCTggtctgctgctgttgttggggAGTGCAAGCGGAGATCTTCACCTCTATAG GTCAAATGACGGACCTGATCTTCACGGAGAAGGAGCTGGTCCAATCCCTGAAGGAGTACATCAAAGCGGAGGAGTCCAAATTAGCGGCTGTCAAGGG CTGGGCCAACAAGCTGGAAGCATTGACCCGGGCCTCGACCTCTGACCCTGAAGGCTACCTGGCGCACCCGGTCAACGCCTACAAGCTGATGAAGAGACTCAACACCGAGTGGGGCCAGCTGGAGAGCCTGGTTCTGCAGGACCCCTCAGATG GGTTCATCTCCAACATGTCGGTGCACAGGCAGTTCTTCccagatgaggaggatgagaagggggCTGCCAAGGCTCTGATGCGCCTCCAGGACACATACAAACTGGACTCGGAAAGCTTCTCCAAAGGCAAGCTGCCAG ggatGCACTCCAACGCCCTGCTGACGGTGGACGACTGCTACGACATGGGGAAGACGGCGTACAACGAGGCGGACTACTACCACTCCGTGCTGTGGATGCAGCAGGCCCTGCGGCAGATGGACGCCGGCGAGGACGCCGTGGTGACCAAGGCCGACGTGCTGGACTACCTGAGCTACTCGGTCTACCAGATGAACGACCTGCCCCGCGCCATCGAGCTCACGCGGCGCCTCGTCGCCGTCG ACTCCggccaccagagggcaggagggaacCTGCGCTACTTTGAGCGTCTGCTCGCCAAGCAGCTGTTGGAGCTGAACCAGGAGTCCCAGCCGCCCGTCTCTGAGGAGCCCATCCAGTTGGGCACCTACGCCCGGCCCAAGGACTACCTGCCCGAAAGAGAGACCTACGAGGCCCTGTGCAGGGGCGAGGGAGTCAAgatg ACCACCGCGAGGCAGAGCCGCCTATTCTGTCGTTACCACGACGGCAAGCGGAACCCCCGTCTGCTACTGAAGccgatgatggaggaggacgagtGGGACAGCCCCCACATCGTACGCTACCTGAACGCCCTGTCAGACCTGGAGATCGAGAAGATCAAGGAGCTGGCCAAGcccagg CTTGCCAGAGCCACAGTTCGAGACCCCAAAACAGGCGTCCTGACCACAGCCAACTACCGAGTATCAAAGAG TGcgtggctggagggggaggaggaccctGTCATTGAGCGTGTCAACCAGAGGATACAGGACATCACAGGTCTGACAGTACAGACTGCAGAGCTGCTCCAG GTCGCTAACTACGGGGTCGGAGGGCAGTACGAGCCCCACTACGACTTCTCCAGG AGAGATGAGCCTGATGCTTTCAAAACATTAGGCACTGGAAATCGCGTGGCCACTTTTTTGAATTAC ATGACTGATGTCGAGGCTGGAGGAGCCACGGTCTTCCCAGACTTTGGAGCAGTCATCTGGCCTAGAAGG GGAACTGCAGTCTTCTGGTACAACCTCTtcaggagtggggagggagacTATAGGACCAGGCATGCTGCCTGTCCTGTCTTAGTAGGAAGTAAATGGG TGTCCAATAAGTGGATCCATGAGAGAGGTCAGGAGTTCAGAAGACCCTGCGGCCTGACAGAAGTGGACTGA
- the LOC134039556 gene encoding prolyl 4-hydroxylase subunit alpha-2-like isoform X2 yields MMKCLPFLTWALVCCCCWGVQAEIFTSIGQMTDLIFTEKELVQSLKEYIKAEESKLAAVKGWANKLEALTRASTSDPEGYLAHPVNAYKLMKRLNTEWGQLESLVLQDPSDGFISNMSVHRQFFPDEEDEKGAAKALMRLQDTYKLDSESFSKGKLPGMHSNALLTVDDCYDMGKTAYNEADYYHSVLWMQQALRQMDAGEDAVVTKADVLDYLSYSVYQMNDLPRAIELTRRLVAVDSGHQRAGGNLRYFERLLAKQLLELNQESQPPVSEEPIQLGTYARPKDYLPERETYEALCRGEGVKMTTARQSRLFCRYHDGKRNPRLLLKPMMEEDEWDSPHIVRYLNALSDLEIEKIKELAKPRLARATVRDPKTGVLTTANYRVSKSAWLEGEEDPVIERVNQRIQDITGLTVQTAELLQVANYGVGGQYEPHYDFSRRPFDSNLQVDGNRLATFLNYMTDVEAGGATVFPDFGAVIWPRRGTAVFWYNLFRSGEGDYRTRHAACPVLVGSKWGEFGYLSEAHFTVVEADFSCMVSSQTLHSRLCSDWRGLTVLHLISCLS; encoded by the exons ATGATGAAGTGCCTACCCTTCCTAACCTGGGCTCTggtctgctgctgttgttggggAGTGCAAGCGGAGATCTTCACCTCTATAG GTCAAATGACGGACCTGATCTTCACGGAGAAGGAGCTGGTCCAATCCCTGAAGGAGTACATCAAAGCGGAGGAGTCCAAATTAGCGGCTGTCAAGGG CTGGGCCAACAAGCTGGAAGCATTGACCCGGGCCTCGACCTCTGACCCTGAAGGCTACCTGGCGCACCCGGTCAACGCCTACAAGCTGATGAAGAGACTCAACACCGAGTGGGGCCAGCTGGAGAGCCTGGTTCTGCAGGACCCCTCAGATG GGTTCATCTCCAACATGTCGGTGCACAGGCAGTTCTTCccagatgaggaggatgagaagggggCTGCCAAGGCTCTGATGCGCCTCCAGGACACATACAAACTGGACTCGGAAAGCTTCTCCAAAGGCAAGCTGCCAG ggatGCACTCCAACGCCCTGCTGACGGTGGACGACTGCTACGACATGGGGAAGACGGCGTACAACGAGGCGGACTACTACCACTCCGTGCTGTGGATGCAGCAGGCCCTGCGGCAGATGGACGCCGGCGAGGACGCCGTGGTGACCAAGGCCGACGTGCTGGACTACCTGAGCTACTCGGTCTACCAGATGAACGACCTGCCCCGCGCCATCGAGCTCACGCGGCGCCTCGTCGCCGTCG ACTCCggccaccagagggcaggagggaacCTGCGCTACTTTGAGCGTCTGCTCGCCAAGCAGCTGTTGGAGCTGAACCAGGAGTCCCAGCCGCCCGTCTCTGAGGAGCCCATCCAGTTGGGCACCTACGCCCGGCCCAAGGACTACCTGCCCGAAAGAGAGACCTACGAGGCCCTGTGCAGGGGCGAGGGAGTCAAgatg ACCACCGCGAGGCAGAGCCGCCTATTCTGTCGTTACCACGACGGCAAGCGGAACCCCCGTCTGCTACTGAAGccgatgatggaggaggacgagtGGGACAGCCCCCACATCGTACGCTACCTGAACGCCCTGTCAGACCTGGAGATCGAGAAGATCAAGGAGCTGGCCAAGcccagg CTTGCCAGAGCCACAGTTCGAGACCCCAAAACAGGCGTCCTGACCACAGCCAACTACCGAGTATCAAAGAG TGcgtggctggagggggaggaggaccctGTCATTGAGCGTGTCAACCAGAGGATACAGGACATCACAGGTCTGACAGTACAGACTGCAGAGCTGCTCCAG GTCGCTAACTACGGGGTCGGAGGGCAGTACGAGCCCCACTACGACTTCTCCAGG CGTCCTTTTGACAGCAACCTCCAGGTCGATGGAAATAGACTTGCGACATTCCTCAACTAC ATGACTGATGTCGAGGCTGGAGGAGCCACGGTCTTCCCAGACTTTGGAGCAGTCATCTGGCCTAGAAGG GGAACTGCAGTCTTCTGGTACAACCTCTtcaggagtggggagggagacTATAGGACCAGGCATGCTGCCTGTCCTGTCTTAGTAGGAAGTAAATGGGGTGAGTTTGGTTATTTAAGTGAAGCCCATTTCACTGTAGTGGAAGCAGATTTCTCCTGCATGGTCAGTAGTCAAACGTTACATTCTAGGTTATGTTCAGACTGGCGGGGATTGACTGTGTTGCATCTCATTTCATGCCTGTCCTAA
- the LOC134039556 gene encoding prolyl 4-hydroxylase subunit alpha-2-like isoform X1 — translation MMKCLPFLTWALVCCCCWGVQAEIFTSIGQMTDLIFTEKELVQSLKEYIKAEESKLAAVKGWANKLEALTRASTSDPEGYLAHPVNAYKLMKRLNTEWGQLESLVLQDPSDGFISNMSVHRQFFPDEEDEKGAAKALMRLQDTYKLDSESFSKGKLPGMHSNALLTVDDCYDMGKTAYNEADYYHSVLWMQQALRQMDAGEDAVVTKADVLDYLSYSVYQMNDLPRAIELTRRLVAVDSGHQRAGGNLRYFERLLAKQLLELNQESQPPVSEEPIQLGTYARPKDYLPERETYEALCRGEGVKMTTARQSRLFCRYHDGKRNPRLLLKPMMEEDEWDSPHIVRYLNALSDLEIEKIKELAKPRLARATVRDPKTGVLTTANYRVSKSAWLEGEEDPVIERVNQRIQDITGLTVQTAELLQVANYGVGGQYEPHYDFSRRDEPDAFKTLGTGNRVATFLNYMTDVEAGGATVFPDFGAVIWPRRGTAVFWYNLFRSGEGDYRTRHAACPVLVGSKWGEFGYLSEAHFTVVEADFSCMVSSQTLHSRLCSDWRGLTVLHLISCLS, via the exons ATGATGAAGTGCCTACCCTTCCTAACCTGGGCTCTggtctgctgctgttgttggggAGTGCAAGCGGAGATCTTCACCTCTATAG GTCAAATGACGGACCTGATCTTCACGGAGAAGGAGCTGGTCCAATCCCTGAAGGAGTACATCAAAGCGGAGGAGTCCAAATTAGCGGCTGTCAAGGG CTGGGCCAACAAGCTGGAAGCATTGACCCGGGCCTCGACCTCTGACCCTGAAGGCTACCTGGCGCACCCGGTCAACGCCTACAAGCTGATGAAGAGACTCAACACCGAGTGGGGCCAGCTGGAGAGCCTGGTTCTGCAGGACCCCTCAGATG GGTTCATCTCCAACATGTCGGTGCACAGGCAGTTCTTCccagatgaggaggatgagaagggggCTGCCAAGGCTCTGATGCGCCTCCAGGACACATACAAACTGGACTCGGAAAGCTTCTCCAAAGGCAAGCTGCCAG ggatGCACTCCAACGCCCTGCTGACGGTGGACGACTGCTACGACATGGGGAAGACGGCGTACAACGAGGCGGACTACTACCACTCCGTGCTGTGGATGCAGCAGGCCCTGCGGCAGATGGACGCCGGCGAGGACGCCGTGGTGACCAAGGCCGACGTGCTGGACTACCTGAGCTACTCGGTCTACCAGATGAACGACCTGCCCCGCGCCATCGAGCTCACGCGGCGCCTCGTCGCCGTCG ACTCCggccaccagagggcaggagggaacCTGCGCTACTTTGAGCGTCTGCTCGCCAAGCAGCTGTTGGAGCTGAACCAGGAGTCCCAGCCGCCCGTCTCTGAGGAGCCCATCCAGTTGGGCACCTACGCCCGGCCCAAGGACTACCTGCCCGAAAGAGAGACCTACGAGGCCCTGTGCAGGGGCGAGGGAGTCAAgatg ACCACCGCGAGGCAGAGCCGCCTATTCTGTCGTTACCACGACGGCAAGCGGAACCCCCGTCTGCTACTGAAGccgatgatggaggaggacgagtGGGACAGCCCCCACATCGTACGCTACCTGAACGCCCTGTCAGACCTGGAGATCGAGAAGATCAAGGAGCTGGCCAAGcccagg CTTGCCAGAGCCACAGTTCGAGACCCCAAAACAGGCGTCCTGACCACAGCCAACTACCGAGTATCAAAGAG TGcgtggctggagggggaggaggaccctGTCATTGAGCGTGTCAACCAGAGGATACAGGACATCACAGGTCTGACAGTACAGACTGCAGAGCTGCTCCAG GTCGCTAACTACGGGGTCGGAGGGCAGTACGAGCCCCACTACGACTTCTCCAGG AGAGATGAGCCTGATGCTTTCAAAACATTAGGCACTGGAAATCGCGTGGCCACTTTTTTGAATTAC ATGACTGATGTCGAGGCTGGAGGAGCCACGGTCTTCCCAGACTTTGGAGCAGTCATCTGGCCTAGAAGG GGAACTGCAGTCTTCTGGTACAACCTCTtcaggagtggggagggagacTATAGGACCAGGCATGCTGCCTGTCCTGTCTTAGTAGGAAGTAAATGGGGTGAGTTTGGTTATTTAAGTGAAGCCCATTTCACTGTAGTGGAAGCAGATTTCTCCTGCATGGTCAGTAGTCAAACGTTACATTCTAGGTTATGTTCAGACTGGCGGGGATTGACTGTGTTGCATCTCATTTCATGCCTGTCCTAA